A window of the Lagenorhynchus albirostris chromosome 1, mLagAlb1.1, whole genome shotgun sequence genome harbors these coding sequences:
- the WDR20 gene encoding WD repeat-containing protein 20 isoform X3, protein MYLYNVEHACGTTAPHYQLLKQGESFAVHTCKSKSTRNPLLKWTVGEGALNEFAFSPDGKFLACVSQDGFLRVFNFDSVELHGTMKSYFGGLLCVCWSPDGKYVVTGGEDDLVTVWSFGDCRVIARGHGHKSWVSVVAFDPYTTSVEESDPMELSGSDEDFQDLLHFGRDRANSTQSRLSKRNSTESRPVSVTYRFGSVGQDTQLCLWDLTEDILFPHQPLSRARTHTNVMNATSPPAGSTGNSVTTPGNSAPPPLPRSNSLPHSAVSSTGSKGSIADGAIASGVSKFATLSLHDRKDRHHEKDHKRNHSMGHISSKSSDKLNLVTKTKTDPAKTLGTPLCPRMEDVPLLEPLICKKIAHERLTVLIFLEDCIVTACQEGFICTWGRPGKVVSFNP, encoded by the coding sequence ATGTACTTGTATAATGTGGAGCACGCTTGTGGCACCACAGCCCCCCACTACCAGCTTCTGAAGCAGGGAGAGAGCTTTGCCGTGCACACTTGCAAGAGCAAATCCACGAGGAACCCTCTCCTCAAGTGGACGGTGGGCGAGGGGGCCCTCAACGAGTTTGCTTTCTCCCCAGATGGCAAGTTCTTGGCGTGCGTGAGCCAGGACGGCTTCCTGCGGGTGTTCAACTTTGACTCAGTGGAGCTGCACGGCACCATGAAAAGCTACTTTGGAGGCTTGCTGTGCGTGTGCTGGAGCCCGGACGGCAAGTACGTCGTGACGGGCGGAGAGGACGACCTTGTGACCGTCTGGTCCTTTGGAGACTGCCGCGTGATCGCGCGGGGCCACGGGCACAAATCCTGGGTCAGCGTGGTGGCGTTTGACCCCTACACCACTAGCGTGGAAGAGAGCGACCCTATGGAGTTAAGTGGCAGCGACGAGGACTTCCAGGACCTTCTTCACTTTGGGAGAGACCGAGCAAACAGTACCCAGTCGCGGCTGTCCAAGCGGAACTCGACCGAGAGCCGCCCCGTCAGTGTCACGTATCGGTTCGGCTCCGTGGGCCAGGACACGCAGCTCTGCTTATGGGACCTCACGGAAGACATCCTTTTCCCCCACCAGCCCCTCTCCAGAGCAAGGACGCACACGAACGTCATGAACGCCACGAGTCCTCCTGCCGGAAGCACTGGCAACAGCGTCACGACCCCCGGCAACTCGGCGCCCCCTCCCCTGCCGCGGTCCAACAGCCTCCCGCATTCCGCCGTCTCCAGCACCGGCAGCAAGGGCAGCATCGCGGACGGGGCCATCGCTTCCGGGGTCAGCAAATTCGCGACGCTCTCACTACACGACCGGAAGGACAGGCACCATGAGAAAGATCACAAACGAAACCATAGCATGGGACACATCTCTAGCAAGAGCAGCGACAAACTGAACCTAGTTACTAAAACCAAAACGGACCCAGCTAAAACTTTGGGGACGCCCCTGTGTCCTCGGATGGAAGACGTTCCCTTGTTAGAGCcgctcatctgtaaaaagataGCACATGAAAGACTGACtgtattaatttttcttgaagACTGTATAGTCACTGCTTGTCAGGAGGGATTTATTTGCACATGGGGAAGGCCTGGTAAAGTGGTAAGTTTTAATCCTTAA
- the WDR20 gene encoding WD repeat-containing protein 20 isoform X4 produces the protein MKSYFGGLLCVCWSPDGKYVVTGGEDDLVTVWSFGDCRVIARGHGHKSWVSVVAFDPYTTSVEESDPMELSGSDEDFQDLLHFGRDRANSTQSRLSKRNSTESRPVSVTYRFGSVGQDTQLCLWDLTEDILFPHQPLSRARTHTNVMNATSPPAGSTGNSVTTPGNSAPPPLPRSNSLPHSAVSSTGSKGSIADGAIASGVSKFATLSLHDRKDRHHEKDHKRNHSMGHISSKSSDKLNLVTKTKTDPAKTLGTPLCPRMEDVPLLEPLICKKIAHERLTVLIFLEDCIVTACQEGFICTWGRPGKVVSFNP, from the coding sequence ATGAAAAGCTACTTTGGAGGCTTGCTGTGCGTGTGCTGGAGCCCGGACGGCAAGTACGTCGTGACGGGCGGAGAGGACGACCTTGTGACCGTCTGGTCCTTTGGAGACTGCCGCGTGATCGCGCGGGGCCACGGGCACAAATCCTGGGTCAGCGTGGTGGCGTTTGACCCCTACACCACTAGCGTGGAAGAGAGCGACCCTATGGAGTTAAGTGGCAGCGACGAGGACTTCCAGGACCTTCTTCACTTTGGGAGAGACCGAGCAAACAGTACCCAGTCGCGGCTGTCCAAGCGGAACTCGACCGAGAGCCGCCCCGTCAGTGTCACGTATCGGTTCGGCTCCGTGGGCCAGGACACGCAGCTCTGCTTATGGGACCTCACGGAAGACATCCTTTTCCCCCACCAGCCCCTCTCCAGAGCAAGGACGCACACGAACGTCATGAACGCCACGAGTCCTCCTGCCGGAAGCACTGGCAACAGCGTCACGACCCCCGGCAACTCGGCGCCCCCTCCCCTGCCGCGGTCCAACAGCCTCCCGCATTCCGCCGTCTCCAGCACCGGCAGCAAGGGCAGCATCGCGGACGGGGCCATCGCTTCCGGGGTCAGCAAATTCGCGACGCTCTCACTACACGACCGGAAGGACAGGCACCATGAGAAAGATCACAAACGAAACCATAGCATGGGACACATCTCTAGCAAGAGCAGCGACAAACTGAACCTAGTTACTAAAACCAAAACGGACCCAGCTAAAACTTTGGGGACGCCCCTGTGTCCTCGGATGGAAGACGTTCCCTTGTTAGAGCcgctcatctgtaaaaagataGCACATGAAAGACTGACtgtattaatttttcttgaagACTGTATAGTCACTGCTTGTCAGGAGGGATTTATTTGCACATGGGGAAGGCCTGGTAAAGTGGTAAGTTTTAATCCTTAA